The sequence below is a genomic window from Meles meles chromosome 3, mMelMel3.1 paternal haplotype, whole genome shotgun sequence.
GGTTTTCTTTAGTTTGCTTGGTTCCTGAAATTGAGTTCACATGTTTTTCATCCTCACTTTTTGCTTTTTCACTGGACTCTGATGAAGCAGAAAGAATTGAGGATGAACTTCCGGTTCTTCTCCAAGTGCTTACTCGAGGAAGGGATGATGAATGCTTGCTGTGCTCACGTTTCCAGGTTCCTGATCTATTAATCGGAAGTCTAGAAGGACTTTCAGAATGGGAGCGTGCTATATCATGGCGCTTTGCTGGTCTTCCATCATTATACTCTATGGTGGGACTGAGATTAGGAGGGAGTTTTCGCCATCCACCAGACTGAACAGACGAATGTGTGGACAGAGACATATCAGGAAGGGAAGGACTTAAAACCGGAGTCTGTGCCTGGGACCTAGTGGGAGAATCTGGTCtagaagatggagaaagagattCAAATGAAGCAGACTCCTCCAGTTTTCTCCTTAGGGTTGGGCTTGGAGCTTCTTTGATGAAAGTTGACTGGCGTACTAATACCGGTCTCTCTGACCTATCAGATTCACTTCCACTTGACTTCGTTGAAGACATTCTAGAAAGTTCCACCTTTTTACTGGCTCCATTGCTATTATTTATCTGATTTAGTCCTTTGGAGGCAGACTCACTTCTTGGGATACTACTGCCATTCTTGGATAAACCCGTTTGTTTGGTAAGATTCTGTTGGCTCATCTGTCTGCCTGGAGATGTATAAGACATCTTCCCAGAACCTGAGGACTTAGTCGAAGCAGTACTAGGGGATGAAGTCCTTGGCAACTGAGATAATTTGTTGGGAGGACTTATTCCATTTCTACCAGGAGAAATTGAGTTTCGCCCTGGAGACTGCATAGGTCTACTTAATGGTTGTTGGGCAGGTCTTGAAGGAGTGGAATCTCTAGATCCTGATCTAGAAGGCCCTTTATTTGCGACAGCTGGTTGGGATGTCGGCCTGGTTACAGGGCTTAATTCTGACTTCACTGATGGCTTGGCTCCTCTAGGAGAGGTGGTGGCTGTCTGACCTTCGCTAGGGCTTTTGGAAGCTGGAGTCTTAAGAGGTGGGCCTTTCTTAGAAACTGGACTTGTACTTGAAGAGCTATTTCGAACTCCTGGAATATGAATCATTGTCCTGCCTCGAGAGATGGAAGGCATGTTTGCTTGAAGGGACTGTTTCATTTGGTTTGAAATCTCCGAATTAGATCGCACTTTTCCAGTAAGTAaacttttataaacttttttccctcctttgattcctttattttcagattctatCTTTTTAGTTTCCAATGTGCTCTTCTCCCCAGGTTTTAGAATTCGTGGGCCCTTATTACTTGTAAAGGGTTTTTCCTCTTGATCAGGTGTAAGATGAAATGGTGATCCCAGAGAGATTCCTGATTTCAGTGAAAGGATGGAATCTGAGTCAGATGAAGCTTGTCTAGATAaacaggcagcagcagcagcttgaTGTAAACTACTTACTATGGAATTTGCACCTTCCTGAATAGCTTTCCAATCAAAATTTTCTGAATCTGGGGATAAACCATGTTCTGAATCTGGTCTCTGTATATCTTTCAAATCGAGTGTCAAATCTTCTGCTAATATGCCACTCATATTTCTGGGGCTATGCTTTTCATTATCACCCTTGAGTCTTGAAGGCTTTTTCTTCTTTGGCATTGCAGAACTTATACATTCTTGCAACAGGTCGTCTTCAGAATCAATACTAAGAGAACTGAGAGAACTGTTtcttgagaaacaaacaggggtATCTTCAACGTGAAATGATTTAGGAGCGTAACCTGATGCCTGAGGTTTACTTGGTTCTCCCTGTGAGTTAGGGGGCTCTGTCTTTTTGATAGgttcattttctttgttattgttgttttcttgATCAATGTCACTAAGGGAACTTAGAGAGGAGTTTCGAGAAAAGCACACTGGTGTGTTTTCAATAGCAAAGTTTTGTAATTTTTCGTCAGTTGCTGCCCCTCTGTCTGGTACGTCTTTGGATGACTGTGGAAAAGTGGACTGCTTCTGCAGCAAGGGTTTAGACTGACCTCGATTTATTGGATGTTTTGTAACAGCCTGTGTCTTATTAGCTGACTGTTGATTAGTGGTTAGTTCTGTGTGGCTGGTAACTTTAGCTTCtgattccttattttctttcccctttcttaaTTCAGCCTTTTCTCTGGAAAggtcaacatcatcatcatcaaaatcTAGAGAACTCAAAGAATCATTtcgtgaaaaacagtatggagttcctTCAATGGGTGTGTAGTGATGAGGTGAATCAAAAGTAAAACTTCCTCTGACTCGATCTTCGTTATTTGGTAGCTTATCATTGAAGTCCTTGGAACTATTTTTcaagttctgtttctttgaatCTTTGTTGTCTGAGAAAGTTCTTTcagcatttaaattattttttgagtcTGCATTTTTTCTTACACGTGTCCTATACTCAGTATTTTGTGGTATAGGTTTTACTGGTGAAGtaggtttctttttcttaccatCTAATTGATTTTTGTTAGTTCCAGATGAAGACATAGATGCTTGCTGGACTTGGTCCATTATCTTTTTTACACGGAAAGGTTTGTGACTTTTTCCTTTGGGCATAGCAGAATTAATGCATTCTGCAAGAATATCACCTTCTTCTGTTTTACTATCATCCAGTTCAGATATTGTTACAGATGGGGTTTTTCCTCTTTGAGCCTCATCTGTACTTCTGCCTTCTGTAGGAATGGTATCTCGTTTTTCGAAGTCACTTGACTGTGGCCCTGTTCTAACCCCTTCCCCAGCAGCTAACTCATTTGGAGGAGATTCTATCGTTAGGTCACTTAAAGACGTAGCTGTAGAAAAGTTTATAGGTGTCCCTTCTACACAATATACCCGCGGCATATCATCTCCTGGTGTAAAACTAACATGCTTTTGTGCTTGTAACCTGTTTTGTGATGGAAGAAGTTTGTACACAGGAAGTTGACTTGGTTTCCTTGCCACAGGGGGAGGTAATTTTGAAGCAGTCTGGGCTGGTTTTTTGGCTTTGCGTGAAGATTTTGTTGGCATGGCAGAAATAATACATTCTTCTAGTATTTCAATATCATCATCATCTGAGTCATCTAACAGGTCTTTTTCGGAGTCGATAGGTTTTTCCGTCTCTTTTTCCtggttttcatttgcttcttcAGGCTGCTCAGATTCAGTTTCATTCCCATTGTCATTTTCCTGAACTGGAGGCATTATTCTTAATTCCACATCTTTCTGTATAAATGGCTCATCGAGGCTCAGAGCACTCAGGCTAGAGGAACAAGAAAATCCATCTGGAGTACTTTCTGTGGCAAAATGTAACAGAGTGTCAGCATCTGGAAGAACCTGGACTCTCTGTACCGCAGCATTTACAGCAGCTTGCTTAGGTCCACTCTCCCTCTTTTCCACAGCAGGGGCTTTGTTTTTAGGCACCTCTCGCTTGGTTTGAACTGTCTGAGGCGGAGGGGGAGGGGTCTTACTTCTGCTTGGTGGCATGGTTTGTCCAGGGCTATCTGGAAGGTCACTGGGGCTTATAATGCCACTTACCATTCCACTGCAGGGTTCACTCTGAACAGAGCTGGCAATTGAACGGCTCTCAAAGCTATCGAGCGAACTCACTGAGGTACATCGGCTAAACATGAGTGGGGTCTCCTGAACATAGTGCTCTGGTGGACTTTTAGGTGTCTGAGCACCACTTTTTGATGGGGATTTGGCCCCTGAGGAAAATTCAACAGCTTTGTGCCTGGTTGATTCTGCAGGTAAACCAGAAGCCTGAAGTCTGCTGGATTTGGTTCGAATATGCTGTGACACTGTTGGAACTTCACTCACAGAATCTTCTGTTGTTCTAGTCccactgttttctttgatttctgctatTTGTAGGGTATTAGCAGAATCTGTTTCCTGGGTTGCCCGATCACATCCTATTTCATCTTCAGCTGATGACAAAGATGATAATGAACTGCAGCGTGAAAAACAAATTGGGGTGTCCTCTACACAGTAAGTCTGTATTGTTTCTTGGTTGATGGAGGGAACTTTGCAGGAGGTGGCTTTGGGGGTCTGACCATTTCTGCTTTGTGCTGAACTTGGGTGGTGCTGATTCTGCCTCTTGGCATTAGATGAGGGTGTGGATGTATTCTCACTGCTTGAAGAGATGTGTTCAGTTTTAGTGCTCTGTCCAGATGAATTCTTTGAGAATGAGAATGGTGGTTTCTGTGAAGAAGGAATGTCTGTGGCATATTTTAAACTATAATCAATAGGCTGATCCACATGATGTTTTTCTTCGTTGTATTTTATGCTATAATTTGTtggtctttcttcttcctcatgcTGCTCTTCCTCGGAGTAGCGTTCACTATAGTTGGTTGGCTTATCATCTTCATAGTCATCTTCCTGACACAAAGACTGGTTTACATTTTGATTAATTCCATGATTCGAACCTACTCGATTTGTTTCTGAACCACTGGCTCCTCTTGACCTATATGGGGAAACACATTCCTGCTGTCCAAAATGTGGCTGGAACTTGAGGTGTTTATCATCAGTGCTCTCGGTATATACGGGGTAAGTTGTGCTTTGACTTCTTGGTTGTCTCTGCtcactttgttttatttcatcttctaTTATATGTTTGGGTCTTGCCCATCTTTCATTCTGTGAAGGGCTTTGCCTTCCGGAGTTCAACTGCTCATCGGAATATTTAAGACTATAATTTATTGGTGTATCTAGTTCTCCGTCATTGTCATCCATGTGATTTGCGCTATGTATTTTATGGGCCAGGTCAGCTGGATATTGACCATAGCTGCAAAATTTACTTTCATCGTCTTCAGAATAGGATTCAATGGAAGGCTTCATCTGACCTCTTTTACCATAACCATCACTACTACTGACACTGTTTAAACTATCATTTGAAGATCTCTTATATTCCAAGCTAGCATAAGGCATAGGACATGTCCTATTTGAACCTTCCGACTTACTGAAGTTGTaagtgtttgcatgtgtgtgggCAGTAGAGCTTCTTCTTAGTGCATTCCTCTCATCTGTCCCACAATGTAACTCGGTGGTAGACCCAGAACTTCTGTCTTCTTGGGAGGTGTGAATGGCTGATACTTCTTCCATGACTTTGGCAATCTGGGCTGCAGTGGTGGAAATCTGCAAACCTCGCTTTGAAGAAGTGCCTGAATTTTCTGTTGCCGGGTGGTAGTTGCCTAGGCTGATTCCTCGTTCTCTCTCCAAACTTCTATCTTTTTCAGAACGAGAACTGTCTAAACTTCCTCTTGAGGAAGAAGAGCTAGGCAACACTGTGGTATTTAAATATGGTGAAAGGACGGTCATATTTCCAGTATTAAAATTGTCTGACCTATTATCATCATGTCGGTTGGTGTCAAAAACATAGTCACTATAAAGACTTTGCTTGTGTCGTTGCTTATTACGATGAGATGCCTTGGGACTTAAATTGTCAATATTGTCAAAAGTTTCTGATAAATGCTGAGCATCTAATTCTGCTTCTAgggctttttgttttctgacatGAAGAGATGGCAAGCTTGAACCAGGAGACATAATATTGGCATCCTTATACTTTGCAGGTCTATTTGCCATGAGATTCCTTAAAGCTGCAGCGCTTCCCATAGCAATCATTTTGTGCTTTGAATGTATGAGGTTTTTGAGCATGCTGACTGCCCCCATGTCCCATAATGCTTCTTGGTCTTTAGGATTTCTTGCTGAGAGATTCCACAAGGTTCCACATGCATTACTGACTATTGTCAAACTGTGAGATTTCAAGTGTTGTAATAAGGTTTGCAGGCAGTTGTTCTCTCTTAGGATTTGcctgaaataaaataagagatcCCAAAATTAAAGTAACAATCTCCTTATTGTAACAACAAATAAACAgttagaaaacaaatttaaatctAAAGATAACTACTAAAACTTATTGATAGGCATAATAAAACTGCCCCAAATTATACTATAAATTTCAAGCatttcaaaattccttttgttCCTACTTCATTTAATGTTTACTGTTTAAAAATACTCATCTGTCAAGACTATAAGAAGTAAAAGTGTTAACTTTAATCTGTTCTGCATTTCTTATTCTGATCCaatagctgctgctgctgcttcctttcttttttattttttaaaatattttacttatttgacagaaatcacaactaggcagagaggcaggcagagagagaggaggaagcaggctccccgcagagcagagagcccgacgcgggactcaatcccaggaccctgggatcatgacccgagccaaaggcagaggctttaacccactgagccacccaggcgccccatcttttttaaagattttatttatttgacagagagaaaggacaagcagggggagcagcaggctctctgctctgcagagaagatgtggggatcgatccccagactctgggatcatgacctgaggcaaaagcaggcgcttaatggactgaaccacccaggtgcccctgacccccccaggtgcccctgaccccatagcttttaaaatttcccttggggtacctgggtggctccgtaagttgaacatccaactcttgatttcagctcaggtcatgatctcaaggtcttgagatagagcctgtgtcaggctccccactcagtggggagtctgctcgaggattcttcctctctctccctttcccctccccctccactcatATGCTCTCTTTAATTCCTGAGCAGAAACACTTGCTTTATCTACATGATGACAGAGTTCCTCAATGAATGTATTATAAAATCTTATCCTGAATAGGGACTTTGTGGTAACTTAATCTATAGATGGGTTCCACAATGTTAACTACAAGAAATCTTGGAAGAGGTAGAAAAATCGATCAATCAATCTTTACAGGGAGCACACTGTAAGCGCCTAGACTGGCAAAGTGACTTTTTAGAATAACCTCTATCCTCCTGGATTGATTTTGTGATAATGCTATCCCCCTTAGAAGTGTGCTCTGTCAAACTGTGTGTGGAGTTATTACTTCTAGTGAAAGGTTTCGAAAATTTAAAGGTTAACTATAAAAACAAAGGTTGAGAGTTATCATAATGAACTTTGAGACTTGAAAGAGCAATGGCTTGTTTAATGCATGGTAAACTTAATTTTAATGATAGCATATTCAACTTTAGAGGTCTTTAAAACTGATTGGCAAGGGTGTACAATGAGCTTTAACGTGACAATCTTCTCTGAGCAGTCCAGCAGACACCTGAGCGCTTACTGAGTTTAAGAGGTCTTCTTTGCATAGCAGAGAGGACTCTAAGGCTTGTTTGTGCATCAAAAACCTAAAGAGAAGATGTTCACATTCTTTACAAGTTCTGTTACTAGAAGTACCTTATGGGGTTTCTGAAAACGAGAAGCAATActggataaaaaattaaaaaatatgctgTGAAAGGacgcatatgtatatattttttgagagttggggagggaagggaaaaagaaagaatcctaagcaggctccacacccatcatGGAATCCCACgaggggctcaacctcatgaccctgacatgatgaactgagccaaaatcaagtcagatgtttaaccaaatgagccacccaggcactccaagataTCCCTATTTTTTGCTGACAAAATACAGAGCCTAAGTTATGAAAATTTGTGCCTTGTAAATGAGATGCTTTCTTAGGTTTCATAGCCCTAGATGAATGGCTGTTGGCTAAATAATATTAAGATTATTGATAATaagacaccattaaaaaaatgtgaaccaTTGGGGGTGTGTGGGTGTCTCGgttcagttaaatgtctgactcttgatttcaactcaggtcatgatctcagggtcctgggagcaaacCCCACCCTCAGCTCCAcacttggcaggaagtctgcttgagagtctcttcttctcacccatccctcccccagctcactctcttaaataaatcttaaaaaaaaaaatgaactactggatTCTCTGGAACATATccatagattttgttttttataaacgTTTCGTTCCCTTATGCCATACTAACACACAATgggattttgttctctgtagtatttgtgtctttaattttacCCCCTTCATATGGGTTATACCTCTTGATCATCATTTGTTTGCCTCTACACATCTTCATACTATAAACTTTTATTAGAATAAATATACTAACAAGTTAGGAATAAATAGTTATCTTTTCACTGTAATCTAATTTAGTTTAGCACTTGCACAATTACACAAAACACTGCTTACAACAGATTCTTTTTGAGGATATGaattctacatgaattcatttaaaagtaatataaaaatgcTGCATTTACCTGTGGTCCTCATTTGTAGCTATCAAGCTGGACACGTTCCGTAGTATCCCACCTCCACTCTCAATAATGGCTAACGTATTTGCCTGGCTTCGGTAAGTGAGAGTGCCGACCAGAAATGCTAGCGCACCGTCTACAGCACATATGTCAGCTTTATTCTCCGTGCAGTGTGCGGACAAGTTCCATAAAGCACTCAATACGCTTTTGAGGGTTGATTCCTATTAAGAAACAGAACATCTAATTAGAGTTGGAATATGTCATCTAATTAGAGTCATCTAATAGAGTTGGAATATGCCTCTTACAATTTCTATGTTTACTTCTACTGAGTAAGTTGTTATTGTCATTACTTATCTCCCCTGCTGCTCACCCCCCAAGGGCAAAGTATGGGCCCTCTCCATTTAGAAGAACTGATAAAATACCAACTGGAACTTAAGTAGTGATATCCCCATAGCACAAGCAGAACACAATACTTAACTAATGACCTTTTTGAACTTTATTCTAAGTGCTTAGAAGTACACACGTATCAAGAGCTCATATAAGAATATGAAACAGAACTGATGTGCATTCTGAAAAGAACACTTGCATGgtaatagaaaccagaaaaaaacaccaccaccaaaccCCTCTGTATGCTGATAGGAAGGCTATCTAAgacatattattaaataaaaggaGCAAGTTGCAGAGCAGGATGTACGAATATTCTGTTTGTATAAAAAGcacacatatatacttatatgtggTTGATTCAAAGGTAACAATATAATTTGTTAAAAAGTAAAGCATACTGAAAAAACCCCAATTTCTTAAAACTCCCAAGGAAACAGGTAATTCCAAAAACTAGAACTTCCTTGGTATATAACATCATAGCAAACTGTAACTGCTGCAAGAACAACACTGAGTATATAATTCGGGATATTTGGTTAAAACTTGCCATAATCCTGATGTTTTTTCTTCCTACTAAAATCAACTAAGGAACAAACATTCATTAAAAATCTACTCTGTGCCTATCACAATTAGAGGCACTCCAGAGGATACCAATATATAAGCTGATAACTGCTACTAGTttgcttaggggaaaaaaagaagcaaaaccatACATGAACAAAGGAAAGATTACTGCTACCTGAATTTaatcaaataaatgaagtatttcaTGGAGGAGAGCAGCTCTGTATAAGATAAGACCTGTATCTTCAGAAAGAAGACAGGTGTTCCTGGCATAGAAGAGGGAATCAGCAAGGGAGGACTGAGGAATagaaagaagacacagaggaGATCCAAGTCCATGCTGGGGAGCAGTGTTAGGTCAGGTGAGatggtaaaaaaagaaaacaaaaacttgaaagtcAGGGCAAACACTCTGGGCCTGACCCAATAAATAGCTAGCCACCATGTTCTCTTCATCAGGAAATTAAGAGAATCTAGGAGCAAATACTATTTATCAGGAGGCAGGGAGATGTGAGAAGGTTAagagctcaatttttttttttaaagattttatttatttatttgacagagagagagatcacaagtaggcagagaggcaggcagagagagagggggaagcgggctccccgctaagcagagagcccaacacggggctcgatcccaggaccctgagatcatgacctgagccaaaggcagcggcttaatccactgagccacccaggtgccccaagagctcAATTTTAATTACACTGTGACTGAGGTAAAGGTGGGATATTTAAAGTATCCCAGGAACAGAGAAAACAGCAACAGTTTAGATGTATAAGTGAGTTCAACTACAGATGGCCCAGAGGTCAGAGGTGAGAGGCAGGTAGGAAAACAGAAGTTGTTCTCTACAAGATTACATGTAGAGGAAAGGGTTTTGATTCAAAGAAGCTTTATAGTTAGACTTAGAGGAAAAATGATTAGAAGTTGTAGGTATAGATGGTAAAAACAAAGGAATTTCAAAAAGGTATGTGATCCAAAAGTATCAAATATAGGTGCAGGTAGAAAAGAAACCCCAGTTAAACTATAAACCTAGATTTTGTTAGAAGCAAAATTAAAAGGAACGGAAGAAGGTATGGCCAGTGAAGAAATGGAGCCAGTGATTTGTTCAGTGTTTTGGTTGCTAGAGGAAAAAGAGCAACACTGCAGGAGTTataagaagcaaaagaaaaggtttgtttgttttcctgattttcaaAACATGGGGCTTCTTATCGAGATAGTTGAAACAAAAAAGCCATCTCTATACTCAGTAGAGAAGATACAGAAGATAGGAGTAACAAACtgatagcttttatttttccccttaagattttctttatttgagagtgagagaatgagagagagagatcaaaagagTGGGGAGAGGttgagggagtagcagactccctgttaagcagagagcccctgatgtgggacttcatcccagaaccctaggatcatgatctgacccaaagcagatccttaaccaacagagtcaccGAGGAACCCGGGGACTAACAACTTTGAGTAAACACCAATGCTTGGGGCAGAGTGGGAGGATGGAAAGGTTCTGTGTGGAAAAGTAGAAGCCTGCTCAATGAAGGTAAAATGAGGCAATGCATGGGAATATGGAAGGTAGTTCTGACTCTCCTGGTCATTAGCAGTAAAGCTGAAACGGAAGAGatgatgaattaaaaaagaatgttcagAATGACTATTGCACTGAAtgtagaaaaagaggaaaaaagtaaattctAACACTGTTAGCCAGAAGCAGAcccaaaatttaaatttctgctgAGCCAGTTTTTCCAAGACTGGgcttacattaaaaatttatagaggaaaaaaaatttataggtGAATTTATGGATGATGATCTATAAAATATTACTCTTCCTTTATAAGAACAGGGTATGCCTTCCCATTTATTATGGTCTTCTTTTGCATTTCTCAGTAGGAGGAGTCTTTTAATTTAGCTTTCTCAGTTTGTAGCAACTATTTGTATAAAGATCTTTGTGGTCCTTGAAAGATAAAGTTATGAACTCTTAGCAACAATACAAGTTCCCataacacatacaaacacattaaatctttttgaaaatatacaCACTTGATGAGGAGTCTTAAAGTGTGGACGCTAATTTTTTGGTataattttattgaggtataattgaagAACAATAAACTGCACATCTTTCAAATGTGCAATATGATCACTTTCCATGTATGAGCaaacccatgaaaccatcactacattaaaaaaacaaacatttatatcATCTCCCCAAGTTTTCTAGTACCCTCTTGTAATCCACTCTCATGTTTTCTGTCATTATAGATTATTGTTTGTAccaacagttcatttttcaaATACCCAAATAGTATTGCAGTGTGGACATCCCATAATTTGTTTACCCAATCACCTGTCGATGGACATTAGAATTACTTCTAGTTTTTGGCTATCAAACAGTATTGCTGTGAACATCTGTGTTTAAGACTTTGCGTTGACAGGAATTTTTCTCTTAGGTAAATACTTAGGATTGGAATGGCTGGATTGTGTGGTtggtatatatttaactttaaaacacTGCCAAATGTTCTTCGAGGTGATATACcatcttacattcccaccagcagtgcatgagaaTTCCAGTTGCTTAACATCCTGGACAACACTTGGTTAATCTTTTACATTTTAACCAATATATgtaatggtatctcactgtagttttaatttgtatttccctcatgactaatgatgctgagtatcttttcaaGTGCTTATGAGCCTTTTACCTATCTTCTTACCTGCAAGAAATACAAGTGTTCTGCTGATTATTTTGAAGGTATTTTTGTGCAGATCCCAAGTATATTTGAACATTATAATTACAACCATTTTTTTAGTTGAATACTtttgtttctcattatttttcagtGGATTTTCTTGGGGTTTCCAGgtataaaataatttcacaaaaatacataaacaaacaaataaaaacaaaaaattctttgccttctctaaaaaggaaattttgaaggaaaaaatgtaGGCTGTAGGTCTAGCGGGACTTGCTGGGTGAAAGGAAGCCCAGATTAGCTAAGAAGACCTGCTTAATCCCTCCCAATTTCAagcttaatgtttttctttttaaattagctTAGTTTCTGAAGTAAATATGCCACCTGGTGCTATTTCcttttgaaaacaaattattaTTTGAGGC
It includes:
- the APC gene encoding adenomatous polyposis coli protein isoform X1, with translation MYASLGSGPVGALPASAPPSTLGSWSSGSGSGCVPQERKRSGGVRTSGRGASVWQEVLKQLQGSIEDEAMASSGQIDLLERLKELNLDSSNFPGVKLRSKMSLRSYGSREGSVSSRSGECSPVPMGSFPRRGFVNGSRENTGYLEELEKERSLLLADLDKEEKEKDWYYAQLQNLTKRIDSLPLTENFSLQTDMTRRQLEYEARQIRVAMEEQLGTCQDMEKRAQRRVTRIQQIEKDILRIRQLLQSQATEAERSSQNKHEAGSHEAERQNEGQGVAEINMATSGSGQGSSTRMDHETASVLSSSSTHSAPRRLTSHLGTKVEMVYSLLSMLGTHDKDDMSRTLLAMSSSQDSCISMRQSGCLPLLIQLLHGNDKDSVLLGNSRGSKEARARASAALHNIIHSQPDDKRGRREIRVLHLLEQIRAYCETCWEWQEAHEQGMDQDKNPMPAPVEHQICPAVCVLMKLSFDEEHRHAMNELGRKATRGISSQELGQGLSGGLQAIAELLQVDCEMYGLTNDHYSITLRRYAGMALTNLTFGDVANKATLCSMKGCMRALVAQLKSESEDLQQVIASVLRNLSWRADVNSKKTLREVGSVKALMECALEVKKESTLKSVLSALWNLSAHCTENKADICAVDGALAFLVGTLTYRSQANTLAIIESGGGILRNVSSLIATNEDHRQILRENNCLQTLLQHLKSHSLTIVSNACGTLWNLSARNPKDQEALWDMGAVSMLKNLIHSKHKMIAMGSAAALRNLMANRPAKYKDANIMSPGSSLPSLHVRKQKALEAELDAQHLSETFDNIDNLSPKASHRNKQRHKQSLYSDYVFDTNRHDDNRSDNFNTGNMTVLSPYLNTTVLPSSSSSRGSLDSSRSEKDRSLERERGISLGNYHPATENSGTSSKRGLQISTTAAQIAKVMEEVSAIHTSQEDRSSGSTTELHCGTDERNALRRSSTAHTHANTYNFSKSEGSNRTCPMPYASLEYKRSSNDSLNSVSSSDGYGKRGQMKPSIESYSEDDESKFCSYGQYPADLAHKIHSANHMDDNDGELDTPINYSLKYSDEQLNSGRQSPSQNERWARPKHIIEDEIKQSEQRQPRSQSTTYPVYTESTDDKHLKFQPHFGQQECVSPYRSRGASGSETNRVGSNHGINQNVNQSLCQEDDYEDDKPTNYSERYSEEEQHEEEERPTNYSIKYNEEKHHVDQPIDYSLKYATDIPSSQKPPFSFSKNSSGQSTKTEHISSSSENTSTPSSNAKRQNQHHPSSAQSRNGQTPKATSCKVPSINQETIQTYCVEDTPICFSRCSSLSSLSSAEDEIGCDRATQETDSANTLQIAEIKENSGTRTTEDSVSEVPTVSQHIRTKSSRLQASGLPAESTRHKAVEFSSGAKSPSKSGAQTPKSPPEHYVQETPLMFSRCTSVSSLDSFESRSIASSVQSEPCSGMVSGIISPSDLPDSPGQTMPPSRSKTPPPPPQTVQTKREVPKNKAPAVEKRESGPKQAAVNAAVQRVQVLPDADTLLHFATESTPDGFSCSSSLSALSLDEPFIQKDVELRIMPPVQENDNGNETESEQPEEANENQEKETEKPIDSEKDLLDDSDDDDIEILEECIISAMPTKSSRKAKKPAQTASKLPPPVARKPSQLPVYKLLPSQNRLQAQKHVSFTPGDDMPRVYCVEGTPINFSTATSLSDLTIESPPNELAAGEGVRTGPQSSDFEKRDTIPTEGRSTDEAQRGKTPSVTISELDDSKTEEGDILAECINSAMPKGKSHKPFRVKKIMDQVQQASMSSSGTNKNQLDGKKKKPTSPVKPIPQNTEYRTRVRKNADSKNNLNAERTFSDNKDSKKQNLKNSSKDFNDKLPNNEDRVRGSFTFDSPHHYTPIEGTPYCFSRNDSLSSLDFDDDDVDLSREKAELRKGKENKESEAKVTSHTELTTNQQSANKTQAVTKHPINRGQSKPLLQKQSTFPQSSKDVPDRGAATDEKLQNFAIENTPVCFSRNSSLSSLSDIDQENNNNKENEPIKKTEPPNSQGEPSKPQASGYAPKSFHVEDTPVCFSRNSSLSSLSIDSEDDLLQECISSAMPKKKKPSRLKGDNEKHSPRNMSGILAEDLTLDLKDIQRPDSEHGLSPDSENFDWKAIQEGANSIVSSLHQAAAAACLSRQASSDSDSILSLKSGISLGSPFHLTPDQEEKPFTSNKGPRILKPGEKSTLETKKIESENKGIKGGKKVYKSLLTGKVRSNSEISNQMKQSLQANMPSISRGRTMIHIPGVRNSSSSTSPVSKKGPPLKTPASKSPSEGQTATTSPRGAKPSVKSELSPVTRPTSQPAVANKGPSRSGSRDSTPSRPAQQPLSRPMQSPGRNSISPGRNGISPPNKLSQLPRTSSPSTASTKSSGSGKMSYTSPGRQMSQQNLTKQTGLSKNGSSIPRSESASKGLNQINNSNGASKKVELSRMSSTKSSGSESDRSERPVLVRQSTFIKEAPSPTLRRKLEESASFESLSPSSRPDSPTRSQAQTPVLSPSLPDMSLSTHSSVQSGGWRKLPPNLSPTIEYNDGRPAKRHDIARSHSESPSRLPINRSGTWKREHSKHSSSLPRVSTWRRTGSSSSILSASSESSEKAKSEDEKHVNSISGTKQTKENQVSTKGTWRKIKESEISPTNSTSQTTSSGAANGAESKTLIYQMAPAVSKTEDVWVRIEDCPINNPRSGRSPTGNTPPVIDTVSEKGNPNAKDAKDNQGKQNVGNGSAPVRTMGLENRLNSFIQVEAPDQKGTEAKPGQSNPVPASETSESSVADRTPFSSSSSSKHSSPSGTVAARVTPFNYNPSPRKSSADSTSARPSQIPTPVNNNTKKRDSKTDSTESSGTQSPKRHSGSYLVTSV